One part of the Desulfomicrobium apsheronum genome encodes these proteins:
- a CDS encoding efflux RND transporter periplasmic adaptor subunit: MIIPECDSTKPLPPKVKLLVVLLALLFLGAGIFVAVRFIKTRPTPPQRPLVVIAPLVETTTVTAGPQTAVVQALGTVVPARQTLIRSEVAGVVRETSLAFVPGGTVVGGSPLLRLVDEDFRLAVTSREAELENAKAALELELGYQQVARHEWELLGITGNAGESPDLALRKPQLAQARAKVRQAEAALDQARLDLKRTTVTAPFTALVLEKNVEIGSRVSITDTLATLVDTREFWVEAAIPVDRLSWITLPGKDGPGSKVHIRSQASGAERTGRILRLRGDLEEQGRLARVQVSLPAPLEATPAPILLGEYVRLEIEGTRLENVIRLPRAALRENDTVWTVHNATLAIRPATVAWRDTDTVLISDGLESGDTVVTSELASPIDGMPVSLGQEK, translated from the coding sequence ATGATCATACCCGAATGTGACAGCACCAAACCCTTGCCGCCCAAAGTCAAGCTTCTTGTCGTTCTTCTGGCCCTTCTTTTCCTCGGAGCCGGAATTTTTGTCGCGGTCCGTTTCATCAAGACCCGGCCCACGCCTCCCCAGAGGCCGCTGGTGGTCATCGCGCCTCTGGTCGAGACAACCACCGTCACGGCGGGGCCCCAAACGGCCGTAGTCCAGGCGCTGGGCACCGTCGTGCCCGCGCGCCAGACCCTGATCCGTTCCGAAGTGGCCGGAGTCGTCCGCGAGACATCTTTGGCCTTCGTGCCCGGCGGAACGGTGGTCGGGGGCAGTCCGTTGCTGCGTTTGGTGGACGAGGATTTTCGTCTGGCAGTGACCAGCAGGGAGGCGGAGCTTGAAAACGCCAAGGCCGCGCTGGAACTTGAACTTGGATACCAGCAGGTGGCCAGGCACGAATGGGAGCTTTTGGGAATAACAGGCAACGCCGGAGAAAGTCCGGATCTGGCCCTGCGCAAGCCGCAACTCGCCCAGGCCCGGGCCAAGGTGCGTCAGGCCGAGGCGGCCCTGGATCAGGCCCGGCTCGATCTGAAACGGACCACCGTGACCGCGCCGTTCACGGCCCTCGTACTGGAGAAGAACGTGGAGATCGGCTCCAGGGTCTCCATCACCGACACCCTGGCCACCCTTGTCGATACCCGTGAATTCTGGGTCGAGGCCGCCATACCGGTGGACCGCCTGTCCTGGATCACCCTGCCCGGAAAAGACGGCCCCGGCTCGAAGGTTCACATCCGTTCCCAGGCCAGCGGCGCCGAGCGTACTGGCCGCATCCTGCGCCTGCGCGGGGATCTGGAGGAGCAGGGCCGCTTGGCCCGGGTGCAGGTCTCGCTGCCCGCGCCCCTTGAAGCCACCCCCGCGCCCATTCTGCTGGGTGAATACGTGCGTCTTGAAATCGAGGGAACGCGTCTTGAAAACGTGATCCGCCTGCCCAGGGCCGCACTGCGCGAAAACGACACCGTCTGGACCGTACACAACGCGACCCTGGCCATCCGGCCCGCCACCGTTGCCTGGCGCGACACGGACACGGTCCTGATTTCAGACGGCCTTGAATCCGGCGACACCGTCGTGACCAGCGAACTGGCGAGCCCCATCGACGGTATGCCAGTCAGCCTTGGCCAGGAAAAGTAG
- a CDS encoding efflux RND transporter permease subunit — MRNKIQHGAIAWMASNPVAANLIMLLCLVGGLLMTTRIKQEVFPEFESEIVTVTVAYPGASPEEVEKGIVLSIEERVTGLDGIKKVTSSSVEGAGTVTVEALEGTDMERLAQDVKGEVDRISSFPEDAETPRVVIASNRRRTMSIAIYGDMEERILREMAETVRDDLLQDPEITQIDLSGARDLEIGIEISQDTLRAHGLTLRQVAEIIGNSALELPGGSVKTSQGEILVRVKDRRELGKEFANLPIISSPDGSVVRLEDLGRITDGFEDTDLFALYNNQPAILLDIYRVGDQTPISVSNAVKRHMERLKQILPPGVNLAKRNDSSDIFRQRMDLLTRNGLMGLCLVFILLALFLEIKLAFWVSMGIPISILGSFLILPGLGVSINMVSMFAFIITLGIVVDDAIVVGENVYQYKEQGLSSLKAATNGAREVVMPVTFSVLTNVVAFVPMLFVPGVLGRVFGVLPAVVVSVFLISLVESLFVLPSHLGHLKSGGKSRLAFLHNWQAKFSAGFMRVVNNFISPLLMLTIRLRYLTLALAVAVLLATIGYVASGRMGIVMFPKVESDYAYVELAMPFGSPVARTEAAINRMVSIADELARENGGDELVEGIFSQVGTSSGGHQGSVRVFLTPPEMRTLPTAEFTKLWRERVGEIAGAEYLKFESDRGGPGSGAALTIELSHRSTQILEKAGEDLAKELGSYAQVSDIDDGFSAGKTQLDFRIRPEGRSLGLTSQDVARQIRAAFYGAEALRQQRGRNEIKVMVRLPESERVSLQNIEDFLVRTPAGTSVLLREVADVTKGHSYTSIDRRNGRRIISVTADVTPPSEAAAIINSVKDSYLPKLQDRYQGLEFSFEGKQADIQEGVGALLLGLGMACLCIFALLAIPLRSYVQPLIIMTSIPFGIVGAVFGHLVMGYSLSLVSLFGIVALSGVVVNASLVLIDCANGKRRLGQSALASIHQASVQRFRPILLTTVTTFGGLAPMIWETSRQARFLIPMALSLGFGIVFSTFITLGIVPSLYMVLEDLKRFGRSLVK; from the coding sequence ATGCGCAACAAAATCCAACACGGCGCCATCGCCTGGATGGCCTCCAACCCGGTGGCCGCGAATCTGATCATGCTGCTCTGCCTTGTCGGCGGCCTGCTCATGACCACCCGGATCAAGCAGGAAGTCTTTCCCGAATTCGAGTCCGAAATCGTGACCGTGACCGTGGCCTACCCCGGAGCGAGTCCTGAGGAAGTGGAAAAGGGCATTGTCCTTTCCATAGAGGAGCGGGTCACGGGCCTGGACGGAATCAAGAAGGTCACCTCCTCCTCGGTGGAAGGCGCCGGCACGGTCACGGTCGAGGCGCTGGAAGGGACCGACATGGAACGCCTGGCTCAGGACGTAAAGGGCGAGGTCGACCGCATCTCCTCTTTCCCGGAAGATGCCGAGACGCCGCGGGTAGTCATCGCCTCCAACCGCCGCCGGACCATGTCCATCGCCATCTATGGAGACATGGAAGAGCGCATCCTGCGCGAAATGGCCGAAACGGTGCGCGACGACCTGCTTCAAGACCCGGAGATCACCCAGATCGACCTGAGCGGCGCGCGTGACCTTGAGATCGGCATCGAGATTTCCCAGGATACCCTGCGTGCGCATGGCCTGACCCTGCGGCAGGTGGCGGAGATCATCGGCAACTCCGCCCTGGAGTTGCCAGGAGGCAGCGTCAAGACGAGCCAGGGTGAAATCCTGGTCCGGGTCAAGGACCGCCGCGAACTGGGCAAGGAGTTCGCGAACCTGCCCATCATCAGCTCCCCCGACGGCTCGGTGGTACGCCTTGAGGACCTTGGCCGCATCACCGACGGCTTCGAGGACACCGATCTCTTCGCCCTCTACAACAACCAGCCGGCCATCCTGCTGGACATCTACCGCGTGGGGGACCAGACGCCCATTTCCGTGTCCAATGCCGTCAAGCGGCACATGGAGCGGCTGAAGCAAATCCTGCCGCCGGGCGTGAACCTGGCCAAGCGCAACGACAGCTCGGACATCTTTCGCCAGCGCATGGACCTGCTGACCCGCAACGGTCTCATGGGACTTTGCCTGGTCTTCATCCTCTTGGCCCTGTTTCTGGAAATCAAGCTGGCCTTCTGGGTCAGCATGGGCATCCCCATCTCCATCCTGGGCTCGTTCCTGATCCTCCCGGGACTTGGCGTGAGCATCAACATGGTTTCCATGTTCGCCTTCATCATCACCCTCGGCATCGTGGTCGATGACGCCATCGTGGTCGGCGAAAACGTCTATCAATACAAGGAACAGGGGCTCTCCTCCCTGAAGGCCGCCACCAACGGCGCCCGGGAAGTGGTCATGCCCGTGACCTTCTCGGTCCTGACCAACGTCGTCGCCTTCGTGCCCATGCTCTTCGTGCCCGGCGTCCTGGGACGCGTTTTCGGCGTGCTCCCGGCGGTGGTCGTCAGCGTCTTTCTCATCTCCCTGGTGGAAAGTCTCTTCGTGTTGCCGTCCCACCTTGGGCACCTCAAGTCCGGAGGCAAATCCAGGCTGGCCTTCCTGCACAATTGGCAGGCCAAATTCAGCGCCGGTTTCATGCGCGTGGTAAACAACTTCATCTCGCCCCTGCTCATGCTGACCATACGCCTGCGCTATCTGACCCTGGCCCTCGCCGTTGCGGTGCTTCTGGCCACGATCGGGTATGTGGCCAGCGGACGCATGGGCATCGTCATGTTCCCCAAGGTCGAGTCGGATTATGCCTACGTCGAACTGGCCATGCCCTTCGGTTCGCCCGTGGCCCGCACCGAGGCGGCCATCAACCGCATGGTCAGCATCGCCGACGAACTGGCCCGTGAAAACGGCGGGGATGAACTGGTCGAGGGAATCTTTTCCCAGGTCGGCACAAGCTCAGGCGGACACCAGGGCTCGGTGCGCGTCTTTCTGACCCCGCCGGAAATGCGCACCCTGCCTACGGCGGAGTTCACCAAACTCTGGCGGGAACGCGTCGGTGAAATCGCCGGAGCCGAATACCTCAAATTCGAATCGGATCGAGGCGGCCCGGGTTCCGGCGCGGCTTTGACCATCGAACTCTCGCACCGCTCCACCCAAATCCTGGAAAAAGCCGGAGAGGACCTGGCCAAAGAGCTCGGCTCCTACGCCCAGGTGTCGGACATCGATGACGGATTTTCCGCCGGCAAGACGCAGCTCGACTTCCGCATCCGGCCGGAGGGACGCAGCCTGGGGCTGACCTCCCAGGACGTGGCCCGCCAGATCCGGGCTGCATTCTACGGAGCCGAGGCACTGCGTCAGCAGCGCGGACGCAACGAAATAAAGGTCATGGTCCGTCTGCCGGAAAGCGAACGCGTGTCCCTGCAAAACATCGAGGATTTTCTGGTGCGCACTCCGGCCGGCACAAGCGTGCTGCTGCGCGAAGTGGCCGATGTCACCAAGGGGCACTCCTACACCAGCATCGACCGACGCAACGGCCGCCGGATAATCTCCGTGACCGCCGACGTGACCCCGCCCTCGGAAGCCGCCGCGATCATCAACTCCGTCAAGGACAGCTACCTGCCCAAACTGCAAGACCGCTATCAGGGCCTGGAGTTCAGCTTCGAGGGCAAGCAGGCCGACATCCAGGAAGGCGTCGGGGCGCTTTTGCTCGGGCTGGGCATGGCCTGTCTGTGCATCTTCGCCCTGCTGGCAATTCCGCTACGCAGCTATGTGCAGCCGCTGATCATCATGACCAGCATCCCCTTCGGCATCGTCGGCGCCGTGTTCGGACATCTGGTCATGGGCTACAGCCTGAGCCTGGTGTCGCTTTTCGGCATCGTGGCTCTGTCCGGGGTGGTGGTCAACGCATCCCTGGTGCTCATCGACTGCGCCAACGGCAAGCGGCGGCTCGGACAATCGGCCCTGGCCTCCATTCATCAGGCCAGCGTGCAGCGCTTCCGGCCCATCCTGCTGACCACGGTGACCACCTTCGGTGGACTCGCGCCCATGATCTGGGAAACCTCGCGCCAGGCGCGCTTCCTCATTCCCATGGCCCTGTCGCTTGGGTTCGGCATTGTCTTCTCAACTTTCATCACGCTCGGGATCGTGCCGTCCCTGTACATGGTGCTCGAAGACCTGAAGCGCTTCGGGCGATCTTTGGTCAAATAA